A window of the Butyricimonas faecalis genome harbors these coding sequences:
- a CDS encoding glycosyltransferase, which produces MKKRVLVVTPVYPADDIPKTDTPVVHYFTREWVKMGYEVKVIHCVTNFPNIFYYLIKPFRDLIGSYEGYVIRDHPYVDKEYELEGVHVKRIAMTKMKPHSRYSKKVINATIFKIEKFCEINNFCPDVIIGHWLNPSIEIMPELKHKFHCLTCYVAHWTNKRTVYGDRLINYLNDIDVIGFRSIFIREQFLNVYKVKKPSFLCYSGIPSSYLDDTFSKDFSTIKDFIYVGTMIARKCPAQIIPALSNAFGQDPFTMLYIGTGEQLSKTKKNAIRYKVEQNVQFLGRQDRDVIINLLMKSQVFIMISIEETFGLVYLEAMAMGCITIASRNGGFDGIIKDGVNGFLCEEGNENELSDIIKHIRTMSEAELLIISKRAMETATELTDKRVAKNYIDSVFNTSK; this is translated from the coding sequence ATGAAAAAACGAGTACTAGTTGTTACTCCTGTTTACCCTGCTGATGATATTCCTAAAACGGATACTCCTGTTGTGCATTATTTTACTCGTGAATGGGTGAAGATGGGGTATGAGGTGAAAGTAATTCATTGTGTAACAAACTTTCCTAATATATTCTATTACTTAATTAAACCGTTTAGAGATCTAATAGGTTCTTATGAGGGGTATGTGATTAGAGATCATCCATATGTAGATAAGGAATACGAGTTAGAGGGGGTGCATGTAAAGAGAATTGCAATGACAAAAATGAAGCCACATTCTAGATATTCTAAAAAAGTAATTAATGCTACAATTTTTAAAATAGAAAAATTTTGTGAAATAAACAATTTTTGCCCCGATGTTATTATTGGCCATTGGCTAAATCCTTCTATTGAAATAATGCCGGAATTGAAACATAAATTTCATTGTCTGACTTGTTATGTAGCACATTGGACTAATAAAAGAACAGTTTATGGCGATAGGCTAATAAACTATCTCAATGATATTGATGTCATTGGATTTAGATCGATTTTTATTCGAGAACAATTCTTAAATGTTTATAAGGTAAAAAAGCCATCATTTTTGTGCTATTCTGGTATTCCGTCTTCGTATTTGGATGATACTTTTTCTAAAGATTTTTCGACAATAAAAGATTTTATTTATGTTGGAACAATGATAGCAAGAAAATGTCCTGCGCAGATAATACCTGCCTTAAGTAATGCCTTTGGGCAAGATCCTTTTACAATGTTATACATTGGAACAGGAGAACAACTTTCTAAGACAAAAAAGAATGCGATAAGATATAAAGTTGAACAAAATGTCCAGTTTTTAGGACGGCAGGATAGAGATGTCATTATTAATTTACTTATGAAAAGTCAAGTTTTTATCATGATCTCAATAGAGGAAACATTTGGACTTGTTTATTTAGAGGCGATGGCAATGGGGTGTATTACAATTGCTTCTCGTAATGGAGGATTCGATGGTATTATAAAAGACGGTGTTAATGGTTTTTTATGTGAAGAAGGGAATGAGAATGAATTGTCAGATATTATTAAACATATTAGGACAATGTCAGAGGCAGAATTGTTAATTATTTCAAAACGAGCAATGGAAACTGCAACAGAATTAACTGATAAAAGAGTAGCAAAGAATTATATAGATAGTGTTTTTAATACTAGTAAATAA
- a CDS encoding sugar transferase: MYKHFFKRILDFIITLLGFICISPFFLILCILVRCKLGSPVFFIQVRIGKDEKPFKIIKFRTMTDARDKDGNLLPDTERFTRFGNFLRNSSLDELPELINVIKGDMSLVGPRPLYPFYLPYYTPEESLRHTVRGGITGLAQINGRALCRWNDRFAYDCKYVKEMSFVNDIKILWRTFFKVAGKNDIGIPSVTEEGGLHLVRKIQRPEKIEYVEKIQLKWGGYNVPHFNK, from the coding sequence ATGTATAAACATTTTTTTAAGCGTATTTTAGATTTTATTATTACCCTTTTGGGTTTTATCTGTATTTCTCCATTCTTTTTGATACTTTGTATCCTAGTTAGATGTAAATTAGGTTCGCCAGTATTTTTTATACAGGTCCGAATAGGTAAAGATGAAAAACCGTTTAAAATTATTAAGTTTCGAACAATGACAGATGCTAGAGATAAGGATGGTAATCTGTTGCCTGATACGGAGCGATTCACGCGATTTGGTAATTTTCTTCGTAATTCAAGTCTAGATGAACTTCCAGAGTTAATAAATGTTATCAAGGGAGATATGAGTTTGGTTGGTCCTCGTCCTCTCTATCCATTTTATTTACCATATTATACACCTGAGGAAAGTTTACGTCATACAGTTCGTGGAGGGATTACAGGTTTGGCGCAGATAAATGGGCGTGCGTTATGTAGATGGAATGACCGTTTTGCTTATGATTGCAAATATGTTAAAGAAATGTCATTTGTAAATGATATTAAGATTCTTTGGAGAACTTTTTTTAAGGTAGCAGGAAAAAATGATATTGGTATTCCCTCTGTGACGGAGGAAGGAGGACTTCATCTTGTGCGTAAAATTCAACGGCCAGAGAAAATTGAATATGTGGAAAAAATTCAGTTAAAATGGGGTGGGTATAATGTACCTCATTTCAATAAATAA
- a CDS encoding ATP-grasp domain-containing protein produces the protein MNNRLMILGTNEYQNPVIVRAKELGYETHVFGLQRGEIGEITADFFHPVDILDYDRLWKECQKLHPCGVVSICSELAMHPMNFLLRKMGIPCNSEWTEKISTNKYLMRQVMKEGGIDSPNFMLVTEKSAIEDIYAATSEFIYPLICKPVDLSSSRGVFKIEKKEDLEKALDYALGWSKEKEVILEEFIEGPEYSGESIAYQGKYKLLAITEKYTTGAPHFVEIGHRQPALLELEMFKRVEQTLYKAFETMKIEYGAIHPEFRITKEGKIYFMEIATRMGGDCIGTDLTPLSSGYDFMGMVINICCGKAPSFTKIREPKLAENHYIMSQANLDEFNRLKLENPKSIWRCSVMKEISGNPILKSADRAGYYITVK, from the coding sequence ATGAATAATCGTTTGATGATTCTAGGTACGAATGAGTATCAGAATCCTGTTATTGTTCGTGCTAAAGAATTAGGATATGAGACTCATGTTTTTGGTTTACAGAGGGGAGAAATCGGTGAAATTACAGCTGATTTTTTTCATCCTGTTGATATCTTAGATTATGACAGACTATGGAAAGAATGTCAGAAATTGCATCCGTGTGGTGTAGTTTCTATTTGTTCAGAACTTGCAATGCATCCCATGAATTTTCTGTTGCGTAAGATGGGAATTCCTTGTAATAGTGAGTGGACAGAGAAAATTTCTACAAATAAGTATCTCATGCGTCAAGTAATGAAAGAAGGAGGTATTGATAGTCCCAATTTCATGCTTGTTACAGAAAAAAGTGCTATTGAAGATATTTATGCAGCGACTTCTGAATTTATTTATCCTCTAATTTGTAAACCGGTAGATTTAAGTTCAAGTCGTGGTGTATTTAAGATTGAGAAAAAAGAAGATTTAGAAAAAGCTCTTGATTATGCTTTGGGATGGTCAAAGGAAAAAGAAGTTATTCTTGAAGAATTCATTGAAGGACCAGAGTATAGTGGTGAAAGTATTGCGTATCAAGGAAAGTATAAATTGCTAGCTATAACAGAAAAGTATACAACTGGAGCTCCCCATTTTGTTGAAATAGGTCATCGTCAGCCTGCGCTTTTAGAGCTTGAGATGTTCAAGAGGGTAGAGCAGACTCTTTACAAAGCTTTTGAGACAATGAAGATAGAATATGGTGCTATTCATCCAGAATTTCGGATCACTAAAGAGGGTAAGATTTATTTCATGGAAATTGCTACTCGTATGGGGGGAGATTGTATAGGTACTGATTTAACACCATTATCTTCTGGTTATGATTTCATGGGAATGGTGATAAATATCTGTTGTGGTAAAGCTCCTAGTTTTACTAAAATTCGAGAACCAAAGCTTGCCGAGAATCATTATATTATGAGTCAAGCTAATCTTGACGAGTTCAATCGTCTCAAGCTTGAAAATCCAAAATCTATTTGGCGTTGTAGTGTAATGAAGGAAATAAGCGGGAACCCAATATTGAAAAGTGCAGATAGAGCTGGGTATTATATTACCGTAAAATAG
- a CDS encoding phenylacetate--CoA ligase family protein, translating to MTLLEVLRNQFFWGIDYLKGGYVRRAYNLLDNCESGKWTESEITEYQKKQLVFLLQHAKTTVPYYMEQKSFDINKWPVVSKFIIKENQDKFFSTKYKKEDLIVMSTSGSTGTPFRCYQNIEKKRHVNAEVLYYNGQTGYKIGRRIIYLRSVVQEIAKSAISQFAQNIYLLNCTDLSEAGIETKLKFIKKYTKGCGAMMMGYSSTLDAFRKYFDKYGFDKAKGCNLYGVVGGSTMLYDNTRNTIEKAFNCKCFSRYANEENGFLGQDGVKNNVFFMNRANYYVEVLKLDSDVPAEIGEIGRIVVTDLYNYAMPMLRYDTGDVGAWEKIECNGTERMAIGNFGGRVVDMIFNCNGETISPHSISTAMWKYQNVEQYQFAQIGKGIYEIRLNIVSSTKIDEEELKSSLKVIVGDGSTIMIKYVNEIPVLASGKRRYVVNEYTNELF from the coding sequence ATGACACTATTGGAAGTATTACGTAATCAGTTTTTTTGGGGAATAGACTATTTGAAGGGGGGATATGTAAGGAGAGCTTATAATCTCCTTGATAATTGTGAATCTGGTAAATGGACAGAGTCTGAGATTACGGAGTATCAAAAGAAACAATTAGTGTTTTTGCTTCAACACGCAAAAACAACAGTACCTTATTACATGGAACAGAAGTCTTTTGATATTAATAAATGGCCAGTCGTTTCAAAGTTTATTATCAAGGAAAATCAAGATAAATTTTTTTCTACTAAATATAAGAAAGAGGATCTTATTGTTATGTCTACAAGTGGTTCTACGGGAACTCCTTTTAGATGTTATCAGAATATTGAGAAAAAACGTCATGTTAATGCAGAAGTTCTTTATTATAATGGGCAAACTGGTTATAAGATCGGACGTCGCATTATATATCTTCGTTCTGTTGTTCAAGAAATTGCGAAATCTGCCATTTCGCAATTTGCTCAAAATATTTACTTGTTAAATTGTACAGATCTTAGTGAGGCAGGGATAGAAACCAAATTAAAGTTTATAAAGAAATATACAAAGGGGTGTGGAGCAATGATGATGGGGTATTCTTCAACTTTAGATGCATTTAGAAAATATTTTGATAAATATGGTTTCGATAAAGCCAAGGGATGTAATCTTTATGGTGTTGTTGGTGGTTCTACGATGCTTTATGATAATACACGAAATACTATTGAAAAAGCGTTTAATTGTAAATGTTTCTCAAGATATGCAAATGAGGAAAATGGTTTTTTAGGGCAAGATGGGGTAAAGAATAATGTTTTCTTTATGAATCGTGCTAATTATTACGTGGAGGTTCTAAAGTTAGATTCTGATGTGCCTGCCGAGATAGGTGAAATTGGACGTATTGTAGTTACAGATCTGTATAATTATGCGATGCCTATGCTTAGATATGATACTGGTGATGTGGGAGCTTGGGAAAAAATAGAATGTAATGGTACAGAAAGAATGGCTATAGGTAATTTTGGAGGACGTGTTGTTGATATGATTTTTAATTGTAACGGAGAAACTATATCCCCTCACTCAATTTCTACGGCGATGTGGAAATATCAAAACGTAGAACAATACCAGTTTGCTCAGATTGGTAAGGGTATTTATGAGATTCGATTGAATATTGTTTCAAGTACAAAAATAGACGAAGAGGAATTAAAGAGTAGTCTAAAAGTTATTGTTGGAGATGGATCTACAATAATGATTAAGTATGTGAATGAAATTCCTGTTTTAGCTTCAGGTAAAAGGCGTTATGTTGTAAATGAGTATACAAATGAATTATTTTAA
- a CDS encoding sugar-transfer associated ATP-grasp domain-containing protein, protein MNYFKYFKKAYLANKSAGDGVLSLLKFFLYYVKYGYSIRDFFSCEFCHMRNSEILNFISTREILLFYKKFNDLFMERNLINNKEKTLDLFSSYIYRDWVSGIDDKRLEEFLSKYDKCIVKPLEGSGGYGIEIVDTDLIKDGNYSVEGKLIEALIIQHDEINKLYPYAVNTLRVFSYYGHIIGSVLRVGRGGMNIDNASSGGLFAEVDINNGIIRRNAVNYQNKEYVVHPDTQVQFLGFQIPMWDDICNLICDATKLVEGIPLLGWDIAITNIGPEIVEVNAQPEIALLQISSKRGLRQILRKYDLYW, encoded by the coding sequence ATGAATTATTTTAAATATTTCAAAAAAGCTTATCTTGCAAATAAATCAGCTGGTGACGGAGTGTTGTCACTTCTCAAGTTTTTTTTGTATTATGTAAAGTATGGTTATTCTATTCGTGATTTTTTCTCATGTGAATTCTGTCATATGAGAAATTCTGAAATCTTAAATTTTATTTCAACACGTGAGATTTTGTTGTTTTATAAAAAATTCAATGATTTGTTCATGGAGAGAAACCTAATAAATAATAAAGAGAAAACGTTGGATTTATTTAGCTCTTATATTTATAGAGATTGGGTGAGTGGTATAGATGATAAGCGTTTAGAAGAATTTTTGAGTAAGTATGATAAATGTATTGTAAAGCCGTTGGAAGGTAGTGGTGGTTATGGAATTGAAATTGTTGATACTGATTTAATTAAAGATGGTAATTATTCTGTTGAGGGGAAATTGATAGAAGCTCTTATTATACAACATGATGAAATTAATAAACTATATCCTTATGCGGTAAATACATTGAGAGTATTTAGTTATTATGGTCATATTATAGGCTCAGTTCTTCGTGTGGGTAGAGGGGGAATGAATATTGATAATGCCTCGTCGGGGGGATTATTTGCAGAGGTTGATATTAATAACGGTATTATTAGACGTAATGCAGTAAATTATCAAAATAAGGAGTATGTTGTTCATCCTGATACACAAGTCCAATTTTTGGGTTTTCAAATTCCTATGTGGGATGACATCTGTAATCTAATTTGCGATGCAACAAAACTTGTTGAAGGTATACCTTTATTGGGTTGGGATATAGCGATTACAAATATAGGTCCTGAAATTGTGGAGGTTAATGCCCAACCAGAAATTGCACTTCTTCAAATAAGTTCAAAAAGGGGGTTAAGACAAATATTAAGAAAATATGATCTTTATTGGTGA
- a CDS encoding CapA family protein, with protein sequence MIFIGDIACPSLKVDSFISSIRSLGIFKNEIVVLNLEANILDEKENKRSLTLFNSPKVIDAFTDAKKVIVTMANNHMYDYPSKIQITASYLRSKNIGVFGICEKDGSVLPFEYEENGIKYAYFGHCWGLYTRTNTNNENNVRIVDHDYDIFANIVLDYVKMNPRTKVYCFMHWNYDREKLIMPMHRKFAHYLIDRGVEGVIGSHSHRPQGAEIYKGKPIVYGLGNFYLPSGIYFDGKLVYPDYAKETYALKISGENSSLVWFETDKDDKVISLMLEESLYGEKISKYSPFSNMSDARYVSYFKAHRSKSLFVPIFRDFQGKKYHFNEKWAICRVKVIRFIKKLVKR encoded by the coding sequence ATGATCTTTATTGGTGATATCGCTTGTCCATCTTTAAAGGTGGATTCTTTTATCTCTAGTATAAGAAGTCTTGGAATTTTTAAAAATGAGATTGTTGTGTTAAATCTCGAGGCAAATATCCTTGATGAAAAAGAAAATAAAAGAAGTTTGACATTATTTAATTCTCCGAAGGTTATTGATGCATTTACAGATGCAAAGAAAGTAATTGTTACTATGGCCAATAACCATATGTATGATTATCCTTCAAAAATACAAATAACAGCATCTTATCTGAGAAGTAAAAATATAGGAGTTTTTGGTATTTGTGAAAAGGATGGTTCTGTTCTTCCTTTTGAATATGAAGAAAATGGGATTAAGTATGCTTATTTCGGTCATTGTTGGGGATTATATACACGTACGAATACGAATAATGAAAATAATGTACGTATTGTTGATCATGATTACGATATTTTTGCAAATATTGTTTTGGATTATGTTAAGATGAATCCAAGAACAAAAGTTTATTGTTTTATGCATTGGAATTATGATCGGGAGAAATTAATAATGCCGATGCATAGGAAATTTGCTCATTATTTAATAGATCGAGGTGTTGAAGGTGTAATTGGAAGTCATTCACATAGGCCTCAGGGGGCAGAAATTTATAAGGGGAAGCCTATCGTTTATGGGCTTGGTAATTTTTATCTTCCTTCTGGTATTTATTTTGATGGCAAATTAGTTTATCCAGATTATGCCAAAGAAACTTATGCTCTTAAGATTTCAGGGGAAAATTCGTCTCTTGTCTGGTTTGAAACAGATAAAGATGATAAAGTGATATCATTAATGTTGGAGGAATCTTTGTATGGAGAAAAAATCTCAAAATATTCTCCATTTTCTAATATGTCAGATGCTCGTTATGTTTCATACTTTAAAGCACATCGAAGTAAAAGTTTGTTTGTTCCAATATTTCGTGATTTCCAAGGAAAGAAATATCATTTTAATGAAAAATGGGCAATCTGTCGAGTGAAAGTAATTAGATTTATAAAAAAACTAGTAAAACGATGA